One part of the Tachysurus fulvidraco isolate hzauxx_2018 chromosome 23, HZAU_PFXX_2.0, whole genome shotgun sequence genome encodes these proteins:
- the sox18 gene encoding transcription factor Sox-18A, translating into MNISESSYCPEASTQPSQVVECGAWVTSSSSSPVGPERSRRFDHEAGGGVKERRTGSPDSSQASEGKCGAEPRIRRPMNAFMVWAKDERKRLALQNPDLHNAVLSKMLGQSWKALSTLDKRPFVEEAERLRLQHLHDHPNYKYRPRRKKQPKKMKRVEPGLLLHGLGGCSGNGDAYPQHPHPHHLGMAPLGHFRDLHPGSVAQDLEIYGLPTPEMSPLDVLEEGSGDSVFFPHHMQDDVGLAPWVNYQQHQQQSQSHHVNHHPLNMHSLHQSHPHHNQKPAPGCRSMHEKCPDPTNPHNLFPSHSSLSLPEQAKVPQPSSVYYGQIYGNNPQQPFTSQLGQLSPPPESSTPVPTPSAPQVPPPSLDNNDQLGPSADFWSELDHNEFEQYLSASRTRINRSSACEESSTLISALSDASNAVYYSACITG; encoded by the exons ATGAATATATCTGAGTCTAGTTATTGTCCAGAGGCCAGCACTCAGCCCAGCCAGGTTGTGGAGTGTGGAGCATGGGTCACTTCGTCATCTTCCAGCCCAGTAGGTCCTGAGCGGAGCCGCAGGTTTGATCATGAAGCAGGTGGTGGAGTGAAGGAGAGAAGAACAGGAAGCCCGGATTCAAGCCAAGCTAGTGAAGGAAAGTGTGGAGCTGAGCCGAGGATCCGCAGGCCCATGAATGCCTTTATGGTGTGGGCTAAGGATGAACGCAAGCGATTGGCATTGCAGAATCCAGATCTGCACAACGCTGTGCTAAGCAAGATGCTAG gccaGTCCTGGAAGGCTCTGAGTACGCTGGATAAACGTCCGTTCGTAGAGGAAGCCGAACGTCTCCGACTGCAACATCTCCATGACCATCCTAACTATAAATATCGGCCTCGGCGCAAAAAGCAACCCAAAAAGATGAAGCGTGTAGAGCCTGGTCTGCTTCTTCATGGTCTGGGTGGATGCTCTGGGAATGGAGATGCCTACCCCCAACACCCTCATCCCCACCACCTAGGCATGGCACCTTTGGGTCATTTCCGTGATCTTCATCCAGGATCTGTTGCACAGGATCTGGAGATCTATGGCCTTCCCACACCTGAGATGTCTCCTCTGGATGTGCTGGAGGAGGGCAGTGGAGACTCTGTCTTCTTTCCCCATCACATGCAGGATGATGTGGGCTTGGCACCTTGGGTCAACTACCAACAGCACCAACAGCAAAGCCAAAGTCACCATGTTAACCACCATCCCCTGAATATGCACTCTCTTCACCAGTCCCACCCACACCACAACCAGAAACCTGCACCAGGTTGCCGCTCCATGCATGAGAAATGCCCTGACCCTACGAACCCTCACAATCTCTTCCCTTCGCATTCCAGTTTAAGTCTTCCAGAACAGGCCAAGGTCCCTCAACCATCTAGTGTTTACTACGGGCAAATTTATGGAAACAACCCACAACAGCCTTTCACCTCTCAACTTGGCCAACTTTCTCCCCCTCCAGAATCTTCCACCCCAGTTCCTACTCCCTCTGCCCCCCAGGTTCCACCGCCTTCCCTGGACAATAATGACCAGCTAGGACCTTCAGCAGATTTCTGGAGCGAATTGGACCATAATGAGTTTGAGCAGTATTTGAGTGCCAGCAGGACTAGAATAAACAGGAGCAGTGCATGTGAAGAGAGCAGCACTCTCATATCAGCCCTGTCTGATGCCAGCAACGCTGTCTATTACAGCGCCTGTATTACTGGATAA